In a single window of the Coffea eugenioides isolate CCC68of chromosome 3, Ceug_1.0, whole genome shotgun sequence genome:
- the LOC113765496 gene encoding uncharacterized protein LOC113765496: MGGYQTKDRTMPSRKAVEGLQYRVKLLQGEVSEIICLRDAEIEAYEREMMVFAFKEAEWKKERKKLREEVKKLRKQLECREERFKGMENEFVVDKSGNKWHFLGPSFLFEEIREEQARRDDAVEKWKQLYFAIKVELDDLIQRTNQGEGLFWRAEAEDMLEEQQRELMAKEKAIELLQAQLATMKQEESKWEREVDILRQSLRIVCHNKKGKKDR; the protein is encoded by the exons ATGGGTGGTTACCAGACCAAGGATAGGACTATGCCTAGTCGCAAAGCTGTTGAAGGGCTTCAGTATAGGGTTAAGCTTCTCCAAGGGGAAGTTAGCGAGATAATCTGCTTGAGGGATGCTGAGATCGAAGCTTACGAACGAGAAATGATGGTTTTTGCGTTTAAAGAAGCTGAGTGgaagaaagagaggaagaagTTGAGAGAGGAGGTGAAGAAGTTGAGGAAGCAGCTAGAATGTAGAGAAGAGAGGTTTAAAGGGATGGAAAATGAGTTTGTGGTGGACAAGAGTGGTAACAAATGGCACTTTTTGGGGCCTAGCTTCTTGTTCGAGGAGATACGGGAGGAACAAGCAAGGCGAGACGATGCTGTAGAGAAGTGGAAGCAGCTTTACTTTGCCATCAAGGTCGAGCTTGATGATCTTATTCAGAGAACAAATCAAG GGGAAGGACTGTTTTGGAGAGCTGAGGCAGAAGACATGTTGGAGGAACAGCAAAGGGAACTGATGGCCAAAGAAAAAGCCATAGAGCTTCTTCAAGCACAATTAGCTACCATGAAGCAAGAAGAATCCAAATGGGAGAGAGAGGTGGACATACTGAGACAAAGTTTGAGAATTGTCTGCCACAATAAGAAAGGCAAGAAAGATAGGTAA